In the genome of Planococcus donghaensis, the window CTGGCGGCACGAGACTACCCGCACCAACAAATGCGCCTTCTCCAATTTCAGCTCCGTCAAGAATAAGAGAACCCATGCCAACTAACGCACCTTTACGAACCGTGCAGCTATGAAGCGTTACTTGATGCCCTATTGTTACTTCATCTTCAAGAAGCAAAGTTTTGCCTGGGCTTTGATGAAGCATGCACAAGTCTTGGATGTTAACTTTATTGCCGATGATGGTAGGAGAAACGTCACCGCGAATGACCGTATTAAACCAAACGGATGAGTCAGCACCAATCGTCACATCGCCAGTGATTGTCGTATAGTCTGCAATAAAAGCGGATGTGTCGATTTGTGGAAATTTGTCTTTAAATGGATAAATCATGGCAAAGCTCCTTTAAACAAGATAAGATATTCTATAATCGTATCAAAACAAAACGAAACGTCAAATGACAATATAGCGTTAAGAGCTGATCGGCAAGGAAAGGAAGTTTGATTATGTGGAAATGGCAAGCTGAAGGCACAGCTAAAGCAGTAGTGGTGTTAATCCATAGTGCATATGAACAGCATATGCGGTATGCGTGGCAAATTGAAAAATGGCGATCGGTAGGCTTTCATGTGTACACAGGAGATTTACCGGGTCACGGCAAAAATGCCGGAGCTGACAACGTTCACCGCGAATCGTTTGATGAATATGAACAAGCGGTGATTGAAATGTTGAAACTGGCTTCAGATAATGATTTACCGGTATTTGTGATTGCCCATGGACTAGGTGCTACGGTAGCGATGAATGTGTTGGGGCATCGTAAATATAATGTAGCGGGAGCCATTTTCACGTCTCCTTGGCTACAGTTAAAAAAACTGCCACCAAAAGCACTAAACACTTTCCCAGGTGTTGCTCAATTAACGGGTCGCCGAAAAATGGACCACGGCATCGAATTGCGTCATTTAACGCGAGATCAGTTTTCTTTTAGTCAAGAAACAGAAAGCAAGCTGTATCATACGGTTATTACGGCGGGCTGGTATAAAGAATTACAAAGTTATATGAAAGAAACCGCTGCGGCTATTGAAGTATATCCACAAATTCCGACATGTTTGTATACGGCGGAGCGGGATGTAATCACGGAAAAAGAAGCGGCTCGTCAATGGTTACTAAAACAACAATTAACTGAGTTTACTTATAAAGAATGGAAATATTGCTATCATGATATTTTTCAAGAACCTGAAAAAGAAGAAGTTTTTCTAGCCGCACAAGGCTTTATCCATACCGTATTGCGTTCGGTTGGTTACTTGATCGAAGAATAAAAATGCCTTGTTTAGAAAGGAAAGGAGTGAGTCTTATGGCGTTAACGTATAGCGTATTAGACCAATCGCCAATTTCAGCAGGCAGTTCGCCGCAGGAAGCATTAAAACATACGGCCATACTTGCAAAGTACGCCGAGAAATGGGGCTATACGCGCTTTTGGGTATCAGAACATCACGATGCACCTACTTTAGCTGGCTCTTCTCCGGAACTGTTACTTGCGCATTTAGGAGCCGTCACATCTACCATTCGGCTCGGTTCAGGTGGTGTGATGTTGCCTCATTACGCGGCATTTAAAGTAGCCGAAAACTTCAAATTACTTGAAGCCTTGTATCCTGGAAGAATTGATGCAGGAATGGGGCGCGCTCCTGGCGGCATGCCGCGTGCTTCTTTCGCATTAAATGAAGGAAAAAAACGCGACACCAGCTTATTTCCTAAACAACTAGATGAGCTCCGGATGTATTTAACCGATTCTATTCCTGAAGATCACCCTTATTACGGCATGAAGGCGACACCAGTGTCACCCAGTAGTCCACCTATTTGGCTATTAGGATCGAGCAGAAGTTCAGCACTGCTCGCCGCAGAAAAAGGACTTCCTTATTTATTTGCCCATTTTATCAATGGAGAAGGCGGTCAATCTTTTACAAAAGAATACCGTAAGCAATTTAAATCGTATGATGGCAGTAAACCTTATGTCGGATTTGCGATTTTTGCTGTTTGCCAAGAAACGCAAGAAAAAGCAGAATGGGTAGCGTCTTCTTTGGATTTATCCCTGTCAATGGGCGCACAGGGCATGCCTTCACAAGGCACCCCACCACCCGAAAAAGCAGTTGCTTATCCATACTCTAAATTCGAAAAATTACTTGTCGCTGAGAATCGTCGCCGCATGATAGTGGGCACACCACAGCACGTTGCAAACCAACTAGAAAAATTAGCTTCTGAATACGGAGCAGATGAAGTTATGTTAGTTTCTGCAGCTTATGATTTTAAAGACAAACTCAAAACCTATGAATTGATTGCGGAAGAAATGAAGAAACGTTCATAAACTGAAACTGCTTTGTTTCTAGATAGATAATAAGTACAGTTAAAAGGCAACCCACTTCCTATATAGGAAGTGGGTTGAGACTGAAAGTACACTTGTATCGTTTTCAAATGCTTACAAACCGCGCTGGTCGCTTTGGGGATGACTCCCGCAAGAAGCCAGGAAAACCACCTGTCTTCTTGCTTCGTCTACCCCGTAGACGCGCCACCGCTAAAGTCTGCCCTAATAAGAAAAAAGCGAAAACGATTGAAATTTTCTTACAAAGAACGTTATTAATAAAAGGTGTTGGAACAAAGTCTTTATACTATTTCTTTTCTCCACATCAAAAAATCCACTTCCTATATAGGGAGTGGTTTTTTGATGTGAAGATAAAAGATGTAAGATTTAACACGACTAAAAGACTGCTGATGTTAAATAGGCTAATTCTTTTAGATCATTTTACAATTATTTAAAGGATTTCAAATAAAAGAGAAGAAAAGAACTTAGAGTAACGAAATACTTTTGAATGGAGGCTGTAGAAGGAGCTGAAGTATTTTTCTCAAGACCGTTTCTAAAAAAAATCATAGGGGTGGATAATGAATGAAGAAAATGAATGTGACGAAAACAGCTAACAAGACGATGATTCGCAAAAAAATGATGACATTAACAATTGCTGGAGCGATGGTGTTGAGCGCTTCACCATTTATGTCTCCCGCAGTCGGCGCTGTAGGAAATGGACCAGCTTATGGTGGCAACGAAACCATCAATACATCGATACTGACCACGTATGATGAAATGGCAGATTTTTTACAAACACAAGAAGCCAAACAAAAAAACATGGAACTTGAAGTAATTGGACAAAGCATTAAAGGGCGTGATTTGTACTTAGTTAAGTATGTAATAAATCCTGAAAATCCGACAATTCTTTTTCTGACTCAACAACATGGCAACGAACAACTGACAACAGAAGGCGCACTTGAATTTATCAAACACCTTGGAACAGGCAAGATGAAAGGGGTAACAGATGGAGTCAATATTTTAATCGTGCCGATGCTCAATCCAGATGGAGCAATGGGAGATGTGAATTTTTCATTAGATGATTACATAGCGAAAGGAGATCGGAATCTCACACGCTATAACGCGGACGGCATCGATTTGAACCGTGATCACATTACCAAAATTCAACCTGAAACCAAAGCCTTCCACGAAAATGTGATGAGAAAATATGATATTGATTACATGATTGATTTGCATCATCAAGGTACTCAAAGTGAGCGAGATGGAGAGCTGGTATCCGGTTCTATTTTGTATCCGACTACACCGAACGTTGACCCAGATGTACTACTTAAATCCAAGCAGCTAGGAGCTGTAGTTTTCGATGCTATCGATTCAAAAGGATGGGGCCATTTAGGAAAGTACAGAGGTGGAAATGCCGAAACCATTAGTCGAAATGGGATTGCAGTAGAATATGGAATTTCTACCCTGTTATTCGA includes:
- a CDS encoding alpha/beta hydrolase; translated protein: MWKWQAEGTAKAVVVLIHSAYEQHMRYAWQIEKWRSVGFHVYTGDLPGHGKNAGADNVHRESFDEYEQAVIEMLKLASDNDLPVFVIAHGLGATVAMNVLGHRKYNVAGAIFTSPWLQLKKLPPKALNTFPGVAQLTGRRKMDHGIELRHLTRDQFSFSQETESKLYHTVITAGWYKELQSYMKETAAAIEVYPQIPTCLYTAERDVITEKEAARQWLLKQQLTEFTYKEWKYCYHDIFQEPEKEEVFLAAQGFIHTVLRSVGYLIEE
- a CDS encoding M14 family zinc carboxypeptidase, encoding MKKMNVTKTANKTMIRKKMMTLTIAGAMVLSASPFMSPAVGAVGNGPAYGGNETINTSILTTYDEMADFLQTQEAKQKNMELEVIGQSIKGRDLYLVKYVINPENPTILFLTQQHGNEQLTTEGALEFIKHLGTGKMKGVTDGVNILIVPMLNPDGAMGDVNFSLDDYIAKGDRNLTRYNADGIDLNRDHITKIQPETKAFHENVMRKYDIDYMIDLHHQGTQSERDGELVSGSILYPTTPNVDPDVLLKSKQLGAVVFDAIDSKGWGHLGKYRGGNAETISRNGIAVEYGISTLLFEMRGMSDHSYESYVLGQKSNGYLIQQTITTLDATVRAIADDSIEDADISFWDTLSYQENRTSE
- a CDS encoding LLM class flavin-dependent oxidoreductase is translated as MALTYSVLDQSPISAGSSPQEALKHTAILAKYAEKWGYTRFWVSEHHDAPTLAGSSPELLLAHLGAVTSTIRLGSGGVMLPHYAAFKVAENFKLLEALYPGRIDAGMGRAPGGMPRASFALNEGKKRDTSLFPKQLDELRMYLTDSIPEDHPYYGMKATPVSPSSPPIWLLGSSRSSALLAAEKGLPYLFAHFINGEGGQSFTKEYRKQFKSYDGSKPYVGFAIFAVCQETQEKAEWVASSLDLSLSMGAQGMPSQGTPPPEKAVAYPYSKFEKLLVAENRRRMIVGTPQHVANQLEKLASEYGADEVMLVSAAYDFKDKLKTYELIAEEMKKRS
- a CDS encoding gamma carbonic anhydrase family protein, with the translated sequence MIYPFKDKFPQIDTSAFIADYTTITGDVTIGADSSVWFNTVIRGDVSPTIIGNKVNIQDLCMLHQSPGKTLLLEDEVTIGHQVTLHSCTVRKGALVGMGSLILDGAEIGEGAFVGAGSLVPPGKVIPPGMLAFGRPATVVRELHEDDKEDMKRIVREYAEKAAYYKSLQKA